One genomic region from Granulicatella adiacens ATCC 49175 encodes:
- the mreC gene encoding rod shape-determining protein MreC, translated as MNPIFSNKKLIGWVIGIIVALALIMYSVTYGSNIVTQGVNDVTNILGRLVSYPANSINDFIDSVGDLSNTYQENQSLKQKIDTIHELEVQLNELKRDNQKMKETLKLQDTLNDYTLVNATVIARNPDTWRDVITINKGSNDGIQPQMSVMSDNGLVGKVLDVNPTSARIALLSNADNTLVRVAAMIQNEKEPIYGTITGYDEKTNMLVMSQIQATQDIKVGDKVVTSGLGGISPNSLYIGTVEEVAMDRFGLYKEVKIRPAADTNDVRYVTVVIRTSESEGQ; from the coding sequence GTGAATCCAATTTTTTCAAATAAGAAACTAATTGGTTGGGTAATCGGAATCATTGTTGCATTAGCATTAATCATGTATTCCGTTACTTACGGAAGTAATATCGTGACTCAAGGTGTTAATGATGTAACCAATATTCTTGGAAGATTAGTCTCTTATCCAGCAAATAGTATTAATGATTTTATTGATAGTGTGGGTGATTTATCAAATACGTATCAAGAGAATCAATCCTTAAAACAAAAAATCGATACCATTCATGAATTAGAGGTTCAATTGAATGAGTTAAAACGTGATAACCAAAAAATGAAAGAAACGCTGAAGTTGCAAGATACGCTGAATGATTATACATTAGTGAATGCTACGGTCATTGCGCGTAATCCGGATACTTGGCGTGATGTAATTACGATTAATAAAGGATCAAATGATGGAATCCAACCTCAAATGTCGGTAATGAGTGATAATGGTTTAGTAGGAAAAGTTTTAGATGTGAATCCTACAAGCGCACGGATTGCCTTGTTATCGAATGCTGATAATACTTTAGTTCGTGTTGCGGCGATGATTCAAAATGAAAAAGAACCAATCTACGGGACCATTACCGGATATGACGAAAAGACAAATATGCTTGTTATGAGCCAAATTCAAGCTACTCAGGATATTAAAGTAGGAGATAAGGTTGTGACGAGTGGTCTTGGCGGCATTTCTCCAAATTCACTATATATCGGAACGGTTGAAGAAGTGGCAATGGATCGTTTTGGTTTATATAAAGAAGTGAAAATTCGTCCAGCGGCAGATACGAATGATGTTCGTTATGTAACAGTAGTCATTCGTACAAGCGAAAGTGAGGGGCAATAA
- the clpP gene encoding ATP-dependent Clp endopeptidase proteolytic subunit ClpP has translation MNLIPTVIEQSSRGERAYDIYSRLLKDRIIMVSGPIQDDMANAIIAQLLFLDAQDPEKDIYMYINSPGGSVTAGLAIYDTMNFIKADVQTIAMGLAASMGSFLLTAGAKGKRYALPNAEILIHQPLGGAQGQATEIEIAARQILKTRERLNKILAKQTGQKLSRIEKDTDRDNYMTAQEALEYGLIDAIMESSKEMK, from the coding sequence ATGAATTTAATTCCAACAGTTATTGAACAGTCTTCACGTGGAGAACGTGCTTATGACATTTATTCACGCTTATTAAAAGACCGTATTATCATGGTGAGCGGACCCATTCAAGATGACATGGCGAATGCGATTATCGCGCAATTACTTTTCTTAGATGCACAAGATCCTGAGAAAGATATTTATATGTATATCAACTCTCCAGGGGGAAGCGTAACAGCTGGTTTAGCCATCTACGATACAATGAACTTCATTAAAGCAGACGTTCAAACCATCGCAATGGGGCTGGCAGCGTCAATGGGTTCATTCCTATTAACAGCTGGAGCAAAAGGCAAACGTTACGCATTGCCAAACGCTGAAATCTTAATCCACCAACCTTTAGGAGGAGCACAAGGGCAAGCGACAGAAATCGAAATCGCAGCGCGTCAAATCTTGAAAACACGTGAACGTTTAAATAAAATCTTGGCAAAACAAACAGGCCAAAAATTATCACGTATCGAAAAAGATACAGATCGTGATAACTACATGACTGCACAAGAAGCCTTAGAATATGGCTTAATTGATGCGATTATGGAAAGCTCAAAAGAAATGAAATAA
- a CDS encoding DNA-directed RNA polymerase subunit beta, with protein MKEQLKNSRHLLFTALLRILVFLVIAIILFALGLMIGYAVLGEGKNPLDIFSKEIWDKIFRFIN; from the coding sequence ATGAAAGAACAATTAAAGAATAGTCGACATTTACTATTTACTGCTTTATTGCGTATTTTAGTTTTCCTTGTCATTGCCATCATCTTGTTTGCTCTTGGTTTAATGATTGGATATGCAGTTCTTGGCGAAGGTAAAAATCCGCTCGATATTTTTTCTAAAGAAATTTGGGATAAGATTTTTAGATTTATTAATTAG
- a CDS encoding Pr6Pr family membrane protein, whose translation MNKEVFLKLSLISKGVIAICALVGFLMEMFLHGWYSIRYYTNQSNLLVVIFLIYLLLKYRKEGHWSQWDIRLKGGMTVAILLTGLVYHFMLAPLKTPEEFWTIENFLVHYIVPYGALLDWALFDKGHCYKWWDPFVWTILPLAYAIISVAIALITRIPIGNNPDGPFPYFFLNVDKYGILGVIQYSLGLAAAFLVGSYVLVLFKNGFKTKKYL comes from the coding sequence ATGAACAAAGAAGTATTTTTGAAACTAAGTTTAATTTCTAAAGGAGTCATTGCTATATGTGCTTTAGTGGGATTCTTAATGGAGATGTTTCTCCACGGATGGTATTCTATTCGCTATTACACCAATCAATCTAATTTACTAGTAGTTATTTTTCTCATTTACTTACTGCTAAAATACCGTAAGGAAGGCCATTGGAGTCAGTGGGATATTCGATTAAAAGGTGGAATGACCGTTGCAATTCTTCTAACAGGACTGGTGTATCACTTCATGCTAGCTCCATTAAAAACACCTGAAGAATTTTGGACGATAGAAAATTTTCTAGTGCATTATATTGTTCCTTATGGAGCATTGTTAGATTGGGCACTTTTTGATAAAGGGCATTGTTATAAGTGGTGGGATCCGTTTGTATGGACGATTTTACCATTGGCGTATGCAATTATTTCTGTTGCGATTGCGTTAATTACACGAATTCCCATTGGAAATAACCCCGATGGACCGTTCCCTTATTTCTTTTTGAATGTTGATAAATATGGAATTTTAGGTGTTATTCAGTATAGTTTAGGATTAGCAGCCGCATTTTTAGTAGGCTCCTATGTCCTTGTACTTTTTAAAAATGGATTTAAAACAAAGAAATATTTATAA
- a CDS encoding rod shape-determining protein, with protein sequence MVAFNFKAQNIGIDLGTANTIVYLEDEGIVTREPSVVAKNIVTEEIIAVGKSAFEMIGRTPENIVALRPMKDGVIADYNTTTAMLKYFIQSIVGRSFFKPVVIICVPSGITDVEKRAVLDATKYAGAKEAYVVEEPFAAAVGAGLPITDPTGSMIVDIGGGTTDVATISLGGIVNSRSIRVGGDELNEAIVQHVRKTYNLLIGERTAEELKIQLGSASVEKAQGSMQVRGRDMVTGLPRVVEVPAKEIAIAMSEIIHQILDAVKDVLEQTPPEISADVIDHGIVLTGGGAMLRHLAEMISKETQVPAFVANDPLDCVALGTGAILANPSLMKK encoded by the coding sequence GTGGTTGCATTTAATTTTAAAGCACAAAATATCGGAATTGACTTAGGAACAGCTAACACGATTGTTTATCTTGAAGATGAAGGAATTGTCACACGTGAACCTTCCGTTGTTGCAAAAAATATCGTTACAGAAGAAATTATCGCAGTAGGGAAATCGGCTTTCGAAATGATTGGGAGAACGCCTGAAAATATCGTAGCATTACGCCCAATGAAAGATGGCGTAATCGCAGACTATAATACGACAACTGCCATGTTAAAATATTTCATCCAATCGATTGTTGGCCGCTCATTTTTTAAACCAGTGGTCATTATTTGTGTACCAAGCGGAATCACAGACGTTGAAAAAAGAGCCGTTTTAGATGCTACTAAATATGCTGGAGCGAAAGAAGCTTATGTTGTGGAAGAACCTTTTGCAGCAGCAGTAGGAGCGGGCTTACCAATTACAGACCCAACAGGAAGCATGATTGTAGATATTGGTGGAGGAACAACGGACGTAGCAACGATTTCTTTAGGAGGAATCGTGAATAGTCGTTCGATTCGCGTTGGTGGAGATGAGCTCAATGAAGCTATTGTCCAGCACGTTCGTAAAACGTATAATCTACTGATTGGAGAGCGTACAGCAGAGGAACTTAAGATTCAATTAGGGTCTGCTTCTGTCGAAAAAGCGCAAGGAAGTATGCAAGTTCGTGGACGTGATATGGTAACAGGTCTTCCACGAGTAGTAGAAGTTCCCGCTAAAGAAATAGCAATTGCGATGAGTGAGATTATTCATCAAATTTTAGATGCCGTTAAAGATGTGTTAGAACAAACACCGCCAGAAATTTCTGCGGACGTTATTGATCATGGAATCGTTCTGACAGGTGGTGGAGCGATGCTTCGTCATCTTGCAGAGATGATTTCGAAGGAAACGCAAGTGCCAGCGTTTGTTGCCAATGACCCACTAGATTGTGTGGCATTAGGAACAGGAGCTATTCTAGCAAACCCATCATTAATGAAAAAATAG
- a CDS encoding rod shape-determining protein, whose product MLRDIGIDLGTANILVFLKDRGIILNEPSLVALDERTGEVIAVGERAYQMVGRTPKEINVHHPLKGGVIADIAVTEQLLELFMQKLNLNSWFSKPDILICTPTNITTVEQKAIIQAAIKCGGRNIYLEEEPKVAAVGVGLDIFSPIGNMVIDIGGGTSDIAVLSMGSTVTSRSIKLAGDNMDFAISEYIKDKYQLIIGERTAEAIKMSLGSAVEVENESDMIVKGRDMTTGLPKTVTIYTNEIYHCLKEMLDTIGEEARLVLESTPPELAGDIIERGVMVTGGGALINGIDRMLSEKLQVPVMIAENPLQSVAIGTGILLNRIKSERGIFAAIRRIFSAKKVVMNPTAHMIDDERTEES is encoded by the coding sequence ATGCTTCGAGACATTGGTATTGACTTAGGAACTGCGAATATTTTAGTCTTTCTAAAAGATCGCGGGATTATATTAAATGAACCTTCGTTAGTTGCTTTAGATGAGCGTACTGGAGAAGTGATTGCAGTCGGAGAACGAGCATATCAAATGGTAGGACGTACTCCAAAAGAAATCAATGTTCATCATCCATTAAAAGGTGGAGTAATAGCGGATATTGCGGTTACTGAACAATTATTAGAATTATTCATGCAAAAATTAAATTTAAATAGCTGGTTTTCAAAACCCGATATTTTAATTTGCACGCCAACTAATATTACGACCGTAGAACAAAAGGCGATTATTCAAGCAGCGATTAAATGTGGTGGAAGAAATATCTATTTAGAAGAAGAACCAAAAGTGGCTGCGGTTGGAGTTGGACTCGATATCTTCTCGCCAATTGGAAATATGGTGATTGATATTGGTGGTGGAACGAGTGATATTGCCGTTCTATCGATGGGCTCAACAGTGACAAGTCGCTCGATTAAATTAGCTGGGGACAATATGGACTTTGCGATTTCAGAATATATTAAAGACAAGTATCAATTAATCATTGGAGAACGAACTGCAGAGGCGATTAAGATGTCGCTTGGAAGTGCAGTGGAAGTTGAAAATGAATCTGATATGATTGTCAAAGGAAGAGATATGACGACAGGGCTTCCAAAGACAGTGACAATCTATACGAATGAAATCTATCATTGCTTAAAAGAAATGTTAGATACCATTGGAGAAGAAGCTAGACTTGTTCTAGAGTCAACTCCTCCAGAATTAGCTGGAGATATTATCGAACGTGGTGTGATGGTTACCGGTGGAGGCGCCTTGATTAATGGGATTGATCGCATGCTCTCTGAAAAACTTCAAGTTCCAGTGATGATTGCAGAAAATCCACTTCAAAGCGTAGCAATTGGAACAGGAATTTTATTAAATCGAATTAAATCTGAAAGAGGCATTTTTGCTGCAATCCGTAGAATTTTTAGTGCGAAGAAAGTGGTAATGAATCCAACCGCACATATGATTGATGATGAAAGGACAGAAGAATCATGA
- the mreD gene encoding rod shape-determining protein MreD yields the protein MRNSRRVYWVLFVFILAFLVDGVLTNHFSTLFLRSGYSLTPRIIVIAVVLLNFMIDHKAMFWFSVIAGFLVDSYYAGILGIYMGIFAVIVRVIRLVRTNILQNPFTLGLALVFFLSLTEVSVYFVYALRGVVSMGWNEFLVERLGATLMLNIVIYYILYIPLRNFARWVNATPVVSPHDLINHRRS from the coding sequence ATGCGTAACTCCAGAAGAGTTTATTGGGTATTGTTTGTCTTCATTCTAGCTTTCTTAGTGGACGGTGTATTGACGAATCATTTTTCTACTTTATTTTTGCGCTCTGGCTATAGTTTAACACCAAGGATTATTGTCATTGCAGTTGTATTGCTGAATTTTATGATTGACCATAAGGCGATGTTTTGGTTTTCAGTGATTGCAGGATTTTTGGTAGATAGTTATTATGCAGGTATTCTAGGAATCTATATGGGAATATTTGCAGTGATTGTGCGAGTGATTCGTTTAGTACGTACAAATATTTTGCAAAATCCATTTACGTTAGGATTAGCATTAGTGTTCTTCTTAAGTTTGACAGAAGTTTCTGTATATTTCGTATATGCGTTAAGAGGCGTTGTCAGCATGGGATGGAACGAGTTTTTAGTGGAACGATTAGGGGCAACGCTAATGCTCAATATCGTGATTTATTATATTCTGTATATTCCACTTCGTAATTTTGCAAGGTGGGTGAATGCGACTCCAGTAGTGAGTCCGCATGATTTAATCAATCATCGAAGAAGTTAA